From a single Peromyscus maniculatus bairdii isolate BWxNUB_F1_BW_parent chromosome 4, HU_Pman_BW_mat_3.1, whole genome shotgun sequence genomic region:
- the LOC143272655 gene encoding uncharacterized protein LOC143272655 has product MGKTLWSSLILQATLILLLDSSHAKRNYIDIVITYVLPEIPKQFALDIINIIYNLRSNGTYISKIMSDRLKGIRYMTYGEVELRRTTCTWAESVLDECPLKPKFTQIHNLEFIYIYIYIYIYIYIYIYIYMDFGAKTTNHAEVNIYSCVGRVWRQSTIKVSEGVSKSVLCYHSYTRFLKNSKTQMDPTAPTDLTPL; this is encoded by the exons ATGGGCAAAACCctgtggagctcactgattctacAGGCCACCTTGATCCTGCTCCTGGACTCCAGTCATGCAAAGAGAAACTACATTGATATAGTAATCACATATGTTTTACCAGAAATTCCTAAGCAATTTGCATTGGATATCATCAACATTATTTACAATCTCCGCAGCAATGGCACATACATCAGCAAAATAATGAGCGACAGACTTAAG GGTATACGTTATATGACCTATGGTGAAGTAGAACTAAGACGAACAACATGTACCTGGGCTGAATCTGTCTTAGACGAATGTCCTTTAAAACCCAAATTTACTCAGATTCAC AACctagaatttatatatatatatatatatatatatatatatatatatatatatatatatatatatatggactttGGAGCCAAAACCACAAACCATGCA GAGGTGAACATATATTCTTGTGTGGGGAGAGTGTGGAGACAGTCAACTATCAAAGTGTCTGAGGGTGTGAGCAAGAGTGTGCTGTGTTACCATTCTTATACACGTTTCTTGAAGAACTCCAAAACTCAGATGGATCCAACAGCCCCTACGGATCTCACTCCATTGTGA